The Salinibaculum sp. SYNS191 genome has a window encoding:
- a CDS encoding CheF family chemotaxis protein: MSNSEKKIEDTQGKFMRAVKAGQDLTDASWQQCRVVLTNERLVLVGDGKITVPLSDIDEMGERYDVNQAATSESKYSTLYVGEDVILVSVGDHETFRTNFYRAILDNAVIYVQHPAVKGGVVQNAEWQRGRLKVTEDAVRMVLEDGQKFVIDRDDIGEFDTDEKAVAGEERAVIEVEHTDDDGTSVETHLSGRDHHISVLKQLLEEGAERNRADLDLDPVERRVVMALYSGVSPFGISEFVGIDVEKVEEIYDRLIELDVVEVVRERKEVGLTAQGRKVAGEAMGER; the protein is encoded by the coding sequence ATGAGCAACTCAGAGAAGAAAATCGAGGACACGCAGGGCAAGTTCATGCGTGCTGTCAAGGCAGGCCAGGACCTGACAGACGCCTCCTGGCAGCAGTGCCGGGTCGTGCTGACGAACGAGCGACTCGTACTCGTCGGCGACGGGAAAATTACCGTCCCGCTGTCGGACATCGACGAGATGGGCGAGCGCTACGACGTGAACCAGGCGGCCACCAGCGAGTCGAAGTACTCGACGCTGTACGTCGGCGAGGACGTCATCCTGGTGTCGGTGGGCGACCACGAGACGTTCCGGACCAACTTCTACCGGGCCATCCTCGACAACGCCGTCATCTACGTGCAACATCCCGCCGTGAAAGGCGGCGTCGTCCAGAACGCCGAGTGGCAGCGCGGCCGCCTGAAGGTGACCGAAGACGCCGTGCGGATGGTGCTGGAAGACGGCCAGAAGTTCGTCATCGACCGCGACGACATCGGCGAGTTCGACACCGACGAGAAAGCGGTCGCTGGCGAGGAGCGCGCGGTCATCGAAGTCGAACACACCGACGACGACGGGACCAGCGTGGAGACCCACCTCTCCGGCCGCGACCACCACATCTCCGTGCTGAAACAGCTGCTGGAGGAGGGAGCCGAGCGCAACCGCGCCGACCTCGACCTGGATCCCGTCGAGCGCCGCGTCGTGATGGCGCTGTACTCCGGGGTCTCGCCCTTCGGCATCTCCGAGTTCGTCGGCATCGACGTCGAGAAAGTCGAGGAGATCTACGACCGCCTCATCGAACTCGACGTCGTCGAGGTGGTCCGCGAACGGAAGGAAGTCGGGCTGACCGCCCAGGGCCGGAAAGTCGCTGGGGAAGCGATGGGCGAGCGGTGA
- a CDS encoding DMT family transporter, whose translation MPSTSTVPARYRDAALFVLLAVLFGGSFVAIKTGLRELPPVLFASLRFDLAAVALLGYVIVTQSRSAWLPRTRGDLLWIGTAASFLVALNSGLLFVGQGTTTPAAASVMYGLNPVLAPVFAWWLLGDRLSRVGALGIGVALSGVILIVQPSPSTFTDASALGQALVLGAAASGAFGSVLLQRVEPRLGSLSLTAWGMAGGAVLLHAGSLALGESPARALDIGLVTVASLLAVAIPSTAVAYAIYFGLIDRVGPVRANLVAYAVPVVAALLGWLLLGSAVSAGTIGGFLVVIVGFLLIERQTLRAELQRIRRRRRRTDASSSVSPPCDD comes from the coding sequence ATTCCATCCACGTCGACTGTCCCCGCACGCTATCGCGACGCCGCGCTGTTCGTCCTGCTCGCAGTCCTGTTCGGTGGTTCTTTCGTCGCCATCAAGACCGGTCTCCGCGAGCTGCCGCCGGTGCTGTTCGCCAGCCTCCGGTTCGACCTGGCGGCGGTCGCACTGCTGGGCTACGTCATCGTCACGCAGTCGCGGTCGGCGTGGCTGCCGCGCACCCGTGGCGACCTGCTGTGGATCGGTACCGCAGCGTCGTTTCTGGTCGCGCTCAACAGCGGGCTACTGTTCGTCGGGCAGGGGACGACCACGCCCGCAGCGGCGTCGGTCATGTACGGACTGAACCCCGTGCTGGCGCCGGTGTTCGCGTGGTGGCTCCTCGGTGACCGGCTCTCCCGCGTCGGTGCGCTCGGTATCGGCGTGGCGCTGAGCGGCGTCATCCTCATCGTCCAGCCGTCGCCGTCGACGTTCACCGACGCGAGCGCGCTCGGACAGGCGCTCGTCCTGGGCGCTGCCGCGTCGGGCGCGTTCGGGAGCGTCCTGCTCCAGCGCGTCGAGCCCCGCCTGGGGAGCCTGTCGCTCACCGCGTGGGGAATGGCCGGCGGTGCAGTGCTGCTCCACGCGGGCAGTCTCGCACTCGGCGAGTCTCCCGCCCGCGCGCTGGACATCGGTCTCGTGACGGTCGCGAGTCTCCTGGCCGTCGCCATCCCGTCGACTGCGGTCGCGTACGCCATCTACTTCGGACTGATCGACCGGGTCGGCCCGGTCCGGGCGAATCTCGTGGCCTACGCGGTCCCCGTCGTCGCGGCACTGCTGGGCTGGCTGTTGCTCGGCTCGGCTGTCTCGGCCGGGACTATCGGCGGCTTCCTCGTCGTGATCGTCGGCTTCCTGCTGATCGAACGGCAGACGCTCCGCGCGGAACTCCAGCGGATTCGACGCCGGAGGCGCAGGACGGATGCCTCGTCGTCGGTGAGCCCGCCCTGTGACGACTGA
- a CDS encoding CheF family chemotaxis protein: MSEGEQKLVDTSGDYRYAVKNGQPVGDADWRSCRIVLTSERMVLATSGGKQAIPHARIMVPEDPDGVLPEGVDAAASTALEIGDNVILIDAQAVDDFESEYCRAALHDEVILVKHPAVVGGVIQDEATWSKCQFRLDDDTVTIGLPGGETLTFDIGNVGTIDTDDQQVMGEARTVVKVEHTDDEDRSVETHFSGMAWHSRALGSLLRTVIDERQDDYELSETERQVLMALYSGVSPFEISDFVGIDVDQVEEIYQRLLDVGAVDKVRERTEVTLNAQGRNMASEAMSEE; the protein is encoded by the coding sequence ATGAGCGAGGGAGAACAGAAGCTCGTCGATACCTCCGGTGACTACCGGTACGCCGTCAAGAACGGCCAGCCGGTGGGGGACGCCGACTGGCGTTCCTGCCGCATCGTGTTGACGAGCGAGCGGATGGTGCTCGCCACCAGCGGCGGCAAGCAGGCCATCCCCCACGCCCGCATCATGGTTCCCGAAGACCCCGACGGGGTGCTCCCGGAGGGCGTCGACGCCGCCGCCTCGACCGCGCTCGAAATCGGCGACAACGTCATTCTCATCGACGCCCAGGCCGTCGACGACTTCGAATCGGAGTACTGCCGCGCTGCACTCCACGACGAGGTCATCCTCGTCAAGCACCCCGCGGTCGTCGGCGGCGTCATCCAGGACGAAGCGACCTGGTCGAAGTGCCAGTTCCGCCTGGACGACGACACCGTGACCATCGGGCTGCCGGGCGGGGAGACGCTCACCTTCGACATCGGGAACGTCGGGACCATCGACACCGACGACCAGCAGGTGATGGGCGAGGCACGTACCGTCGTGAAGGTGGAACACACCGACGACGAGGACCGCAGCGTCGAGACACACTTCTCGGGCATGGCCTGGCACTCCCGCGCGCTGGGGTCGCTGTTGCGGACGGTCATCGACGAGCGCCAGGACGACTACGAGCTCTCGGAGACGGAGCGCCAGGTGCTGATGGCGCTGTACTCCGGGGTCTCGCCGTTCGAAATCTCGGATTTCGTCGGCATCGACGTCGACCAGGTCGAGGAGATATACCAGCGGCTGCTCGACGTCGGGGCCGTCGACAAGGTCCGCGAGCGGACCGAGGTGACGCTGAACGCACAGGGTCGTAACATGGCGAGTGAGGCGATGAGCGAGGAGTAA
- a CDS encoding undecaprenyl-diphosphate phosphatase, translated as MVEWLVAVVLGVIQGVLEWLPVSSEGAVSLGLTLLDAAPDNEAQFALFLHAGTGVAALVYYRDVLADVLRDVPSWRPANAFGRETAEISFFGIATAVSVVVGFSGYLVLEEIASAVAGGTFVAFIGALLVATGILMRTAETRAVARRELPTAVDAVLVGALQGLAVLPGISRSGTTVSALLLRGHDGPESLRLSFVLSIPAAFGAGLLVLLDEGLPSIDPGPAALALALAAVVGYLTVDALVRVVDRVAFWRVCVGFGALAVVGGGLLVL; from the coding sequence ATGGTCGAGTGGCTGGTCGCCGTCGTGCTCGGGGTGATTCAGGGCGTGCTGGAGTGGCTGCCGGTCTCCAGCGAAGGTGCGGTCTCGCTGGGACTGACGTTGCTCGACGCCGCACCCGACAACGAGGCCCAGTTCGCGCTCTTTCTCCACGCGGGCACCGGCGTGGCCGCGCTGGTCTACTACCGCGACGTCCTCGCCGACGTCCTCCGGGACGTCCCGTCGTGGCGACCCGCGAACGCCTTCGGCCGCGAGACGGCCGAGATATCCTTCTTCGGTATCGCGACGGCCGTCTCGGTCGTCGTCGGTTTCTCGGGCTATCTGGTGCTCGAAGAGATTGCCTCGGCAGTCGCCGGCGGCACCTTCGTCGCCTTCATCGGGGCACTCCTCGTGGCGACGGGCATCCTCATGCGGACTGCGGAGACGCGGGCGGTCGCCCGCCGGGAGTTGCCCACCGCGGTCGACGCCGTCCTCGTCGGCGCGCTGCAAGGGCTGGCCGTGTTGCCGGGTATCTCGCGGTCGGGAACCACCGTCAGCGCGCTCCTGTTGCGCGGCCACGACGGCCCCGAGTCGCTGCGGCTGTCGTTCGTGCTTTCGATTCCCGCCGCCTTCGGTGCGGGGCTGCTGGTCCTGCTCGACGAGGGGCTGCCGAGCATCGACCCGGGTCCGGCCGCGCTCGCGCTCGCGCTGGCGGCCGTCGTCGGCTACCTGACCGTCGACGCGCTGGTTCGTGTGGTCGACCGGGTCGCCTTCTGGCGGGTCTGCGTCGGCTTCGGCGCGCTCGCCGTGGTCGGCGGTGGACTGCTGGTGCTGTGA
- a CDS encoding mechanosensitive ion channel family protein: MQTLVDQLVAVGDWVTALPDWQSFLLIVGTSLFVAGLIQVGGDVVLRRLTARIPGQVDDIVLMNAHVAIWSSVGLAGLYLGTTQLDVPPSIHGPVHATTLSAITLIWAWTFVRTAPDVLEEVTSSSYLDRQVVPIFRNIWYAVVGGFSLFLLLSYWGINVTPLLASAGVVGIVAGLAARDAIANFFGSLALYADGTFTVGDFIVLESGERGRVEDISIRSTVIRTRDDILVTIPNSRLNSAAVVNESDPKRYRRITVPVGVAYGTDVDEVEDILLSVADDTDTVRQQPTPRVFMKEFGDSAINFNLLCWIDHPRLRERVQDALLREIYDRFRAEGIDIPFPQRSLRVADTDVEDNLPVDLSEDASATTDGGSEET, translated from the coding sequence ATGCAAACGCTCGTCGACCAACTCGTCGCCGTCGGGGACTGGGTGACTGCACTGCCCGACTGGCAGTCGTTCCTGCTCATCGTGGGCACGTCGCTGTTCGTCGCGGGACTCATCCAGGTCGGCGGCGACGTCGTCCTCCGGCGACTCACCGCGCGCATCCCGGGGCAGGTCGACGACATCGTCCTGATGAACGCCCACGTCGCCATCTGGTCGTCTGTCGGGCTCGCCGGGCTGTATCTGGGAACGACGCAACTCGACGTTCCCCCGAGCATTCACGGTCCGGTCCACGCGACCACGCTGAGTGCCATCACGCTCATCTGGGCCTGGACGTTCGTGCGGACCGCCCCCGACGTGCTGGAGGAGGTCACGTCCAGCAGCTACCTCGACCGGCAGGTCGTCCCCATCTTCCGGAACATCTGGTACGCCGTCGTCGGCGGCTTCTCGCTGTTTCTGCTCCTCTCCTATTGGGGTATCAACGTCACGCCGCTTCTGGCTTCGGCGGGCGTGGTCGGCATCGTCGCCGGCCTGGCCGCACGCGACGCCATCGCGAACTTTTTCGGGTCGCTGGCGCTGTACGCCGACGGCACCTTCACGGTGGGTGACTTCATCGTGCTGGAGTCCGGCGAACGCGGCCGCGTCGAGGACATCTCCATCCGATCGACGGTCATCCGCACCCGCGACGACATCCTCGTGACGATACCCAACTCGCGGCTCAATAGCGCCGCCGTCGTCAACGAGTCCGACCCCAAGCGCTACCGGCGCATCACCGTGCCCGTCGGCGTCGCCTACGGGACCGACGTCGACGAAGTCGAGGACATCCTGCTGTCGGTCGCCGACGACACCGACACCGTCCGGCAACAGCCCACGCCCCGGGTGTTCATGAAGGAGTTCGGCGACTCCGCCATCAACTTCAACCTGCTCTGCTGGATAGACCACCCGCGACTGCGCGAGCGGGTCCAGGACGCACTCCTCCGGGAGATATACGACCGGTTCCGCGCCGAGGGCATCGACATCCCCTTCCCGCAGCGCTCGCTGCGCGTCGCCGACACCGACGTCGAGGACAACCTCCCTGTCGACCTCTCCGAGGACGCGTCAGCGACGACTGACGGCGGGAGCGAGGAGACGTGA
- a CDS encoding DUF433 domain-containing protein encodes MAKRDARRIGHELMSEPHIAGRRVSVRQVYALVDEQDVAPETVADRYDLDVADVYHALAYYHDHPREMNEVETARAEAIEDFRESIERPEDVDAFVYDG; translated from the coding sequence ATGGCAAAGCGGGATGCACGTCGCATCGGCCACGAACTCATGAGCGAACCCCACATCGCGGGGCGGCGAGTCAGTGTTCGCCAGGTGTACGCACTCGTCGACGAGCAAGATGTGGCCCCTGAGACCGTCGCCGACCGGTACGACCTCGACGTCGCCGACGTCTACCACGCGCTGGCGTACTATCACGACCATCCGCGCGAGATGAACGAGGTGGAAACCGCACGTGCGGAGGCTATCGAGGACTTCCGCGAGTCAATCGAACGTCCCGAAGACGTCGATGCGTTTGTTTACGACGGCTAG
- a CDS encoding sodium:solute symporter family transporter, with protein sequence MVSSGVALGLTVLTLAVFTALGVWYSRGQVQSVEDLITARNSAGRGQMTATLVASVMGVWILFAAPEAGASFGIAAVVGYAIGEAAPMLAYAKIGPRLRSVVPEGHSLTEYAHARYGDAMYAFVIVVSMLYMFVFLAAELTGIAGALSLVAGVPQWQTAVLVGGFVLLYTGYGGLRASIFTDTVQALLVLPLLVVAFAGAIFALGGAGSVHESIVSANPSLLDPGFTAGLQFGLALSFAILGAELINQTWWQRIYAGRDSETVRSGFRSAAVTNGLIVFLGALFGIVAVGQTEIVTALGAEYNADIAFFLLLQSAFPEWIVLAVVLLALLLVMSSVDTLFNALSSVVTADLLRLLSDPDDRTLKLGARALTVVVAVAAIYVSLRAQSVLRLFFFADLLGAAVAFPLVYGLYSRRLTGTGALVSSVVGLAFGLAYFPDFRGVITGLPLVGDLLPAADPLYLTSFGGAFLVSTGLALLAARLSSTEHDLDDLSRNIRSLDRTATDGGTASGEDVAPAEVRE encoded by the coding sequence GTGGTGAGTTCCGGCGTCGCGCTGGGGCTGACCGTCCTCACGCTTGCGGTGTTCACCGCGCTCGGCGTCTGGTACTCCCGGGGACAGGTCCAGTCCGTCGAGGACCTCATCACCGCCCGCAACTCCGCGGGCCGCGGGCAGATGACCGCGACGCTGGTCGCCTCGGTGATGGGCGTCTGGATTCTCTTCGCCGCGCCCGAGGCCGGAGCGAGTTTCGGCATCGCGGCCGTCGTCGGCTACGCCATCGGCGAGGCTGCGCCGATGCTCGCCTACGCCAAGATTGGCCCGCGCCTGCGGTCGGTCGTCCCCGAGGGCCACTCCCTGACGGAGTACGCCCACGCCCGCTACGGCGACGCGATGTACGCCTTCGTCATCGTCGTCAGCATGCTCTACATGTTCGTCTTCCTCGCCGCGGAACTGACGGGCATCGCCGGCGCGCTGTCGCTCGTCGCCGGCGTCCCGCAGTGGCAGACGGCCGTCCTCGTCGGCGGATTTGTCCTGCTCTACACCGGCTACGGCGGCCTCCGCGCCAGCATCTTCACCGACACCGTCCAGGCGCTTCTGGTCCTGCCGCTGCTGGTCGTCGCCTTCGCCGGCGCAATCTTCGCACTCGGTGGGGCTGGCAGCGTCCACGAGAGCATCGTCAGCGCCAACCCGTCGCTTCTTGACCCCGGATTCACCGCTGGCCTCCAGTTCGGGCTTGCCCTCTCTTTCGCCATCCTCGGTGCCGAACTCATCAACCAGACCTGGTGGCAGCGCATCTACGCCGGCCGGGACAGCGAGACGGTCCGCAGCGGCTTTCGCAGCGCGGCCGTGACGAACGGTCTCATCGTCTTCCTCGGTGCCCTGTTCGGCATCGTCGCCGTCGGTCAGACCGAGATCGTCACGGCACTCGGCGCGGAGTACAACGCCGACATCGCCTTCTTCCTGCTGTTGCAGTCGGCGTTCCCCGAGTGGATCGTGCTCGCAGTCGTCCTGCTCGCGCTCCTGCTCGTGATGAGTTCCGTCGACACGCTGTTCAACGCGCTGTCGAGCGTCGTCACGGCAGACCTGCTCCGGTTGCTCTCGGACCCGGACGACCGGACGCTGAAACTCGGCGCGCGGGCGCTGACCGTCGTCGTCGCGGTTGCGGCCATCTACGTCAGCCTCCGCGCCCAGAGCGTCCTCCGACTCTTTTTCTTCGCCGACCTGCTCGGCGCAGCGGTTGCCTTCCCGCTGGTCTACGGCCTGTACTCCCGGCGACTCACCGGCACCGGGGCACTCGTGAGCAGCGTCGTCGGCCTGGCGTTCGGCCTGGCGTACTTCCCGGACTTCCGGGGCGTCATCACGGGGCTCCCGCTGGTTGGCGACTTGCTGCCCGCCGCCGACCCACTGTATCTCACCTCCTTCGGCGGCGCGTTCCTCGTCTCGACCGGGCTGGCGCTGCTGGCCGCGCGTCTGTCCTCGACAGAGCACGACCTGGACGACCTCTCGCGGAACATCCGGAGCCTCGACAGGACCGCGACCGACGGTGGCACTGCGAGCGGCGAGGACGTCGCTCCAGCGGAGGTGCGCGAGTGA
- a CDS encoding TenA family protein, with protein MSGEGEASESYREHAAGESDPRFSEWLRRRSEPDWTAATEHRFTQELRAGTVDDEVFGRYLVQDYAFVGTLVGAFGRAVGDAPTMAAKSRLSDFLGVLTSDEDDYFARSFEALDVPESERTDPALTPATRAFEDLLGRASREGGYAETLAVLVPAEWVYLSWATPTPDDPPEQFYLAEWIDLHANEGFVSFVEWLRSELDREGAAASSRRQRRLERLFRRTVELEAAFFESAYGEESAAAGGGESW; from the coding sequence ATGAGCGGAGAGGGTGAGGCGAGCGAGTCCTACCGGGAGCACGCCGCCGGCGAGTCCGACCCGCGGTTCTCGGAGTGGCTGAGACGGCGGTCCGAACCCGACTGGACCGCGGCGACCGAACATCGCTTCACGCAGGAACTCCGCGCAGGAACGGTCGACGACGAGGTGTTCGGGCGCTATCTCGTCCAGGACTACGCGTTCGTCGGGACGCTGGTCGGCGCGTTCGGCCGCGCCGTCGGGGACGCGCCGACGATGGCAGCGAAGTCGCGCCTGTCGGACTTCCTCGGCGTGCTCACCTCGGACGAGGACGACTACTTCGCGCGCTCGTTCGAGGCGCTTGACGTGCCCGAGTCGGAGCGAACCGACCCCGCGCTGACTCCCGCGACACGGGCCTTCGAGGACCTGCTGGGGCGGGCCTCGCGGGAGGGCGGTTACGCCGAGACGCTGGCCGTGCTCGTCCCCGCGGAGTGGGTGTACCTGTCGTGGGCGACGCCGACACCGGACGACCCGCCAGAGCAGTTCTACCTCGCGGAGTGGATAGACTTGCATGCCAACGAGGGGTTCGTCTCCTTCGTCGAGTGGCTGCGGTCAGAACTCGACCGGGAGGGGGCCGCAGCCTCGTCGCGCCGACAGCGGCGTCTGGAACGGCTCTTTCGTCGGACCGTCGAACTGGAAGCGGCGTTCTTCGAGTCGGCCTACGGCGAGGAGTCGGCAGCGGCAGGGGGTGGCGAGTCGTGGTGA
- the tenA gene encoding thiaminase II encodes MSFTDDLTDIGDPIWDAILDHPMVEQLGEGTLDEAPFRYWVRQDYVYLVEYARLFAYGAASAPDLKRMGTFAELLDSTIHTEMDLHRAYAADFGISEAELENTEPSPTTRAYTDFLIRTATTGSFGDLVAALLPCMWGFNVTGKRLAEGGLPDHEGYADWIEMYSGEEFTELTEWCKDLMDDVAAASTEADRERYRDLFRTSGQYEYLFWDAAWREEEWPA; translated from the coding sequence ATGAGTTTCACAGACGACCTCACGGACATCGGCGACCCGATATGGGACGCCATCCTCGACCATCCGATGGTCGAGCAGTTGGGGGAGGGGACCCTCGACGAGGCGCCGTTCCGGTACTGGGTGCGCCAGGACTACGTCTACCTGGTGGAGTACGCGCGACTGTTCGCCTACGGGGCCGCGAGCGCGCCCGACCTGAAGCGGATGGGGACGTTCGCCGAGTTGCTCGACTCGACGATACACACCGAGATGGACCTCCACCGGGCCTACGCCGCGGACTTCGGCATCTCCGAGGCCGAACTGGAGAACACGGAGCCCTCACCCACCACGCGGGCGTACACCGACTTCCTCATCCGGACGGCGACGACCGGGTCCTTCGGGGACCTCGTCGCTGCACTCCTTCCCTGTATGTGGGGATTCAACGTCACCGGGAAGCGCCTCGCAGAGGGCGGACTACCCGACCACGAGGGCTACGCCGACTGGATAGAGATGTACTCCGGCGAGGAGTTCACCGAGCTCACGGAGTGGTGCAAGGACCTGATGGACGACGTGGCCGCCGCGTCGACGGAAGCCGACCGCGAGCGCTACCGCGACCTGTTCCGGACCTCCGGTCAGTACGAGTACCTGTTCTGGGACGCCGCCTGGCGAGAAGAGGAGTGGCCCGCATGA
- a CDS encoding thiamine-phosphate synthase family protein, with product MSLVLPGELVVDEVLPTVRAMLARELAARDLTQQEIAAHLGVTQAAVSSYLADEQGPEGPIAGDHRTQATVERIAEGLATGGMDSYDALGELLALIREFEDRGPICDLHEEAMPALQGLGCDLCVRGTDDDLSTERETLATVRRAARTLSTAEGMAEFIPKVGTNVGMALPDPEGTHDVAAIPGRIYAMGDRVRVPANPEFGASEYVASLILAAMTVDSSLRGALNLVTDDALLDAARDRGIDPLEVDAGYDERGARLRGRFQERGAVPRVVYHRGAFGIEPVLYVLGTSAEEAASLAVSLAEAADRE from the coding sequence ATGTCGCTGGTGTTACCAGGCGAACTCGTCGTCGACGAGGTGCTCCCGACGGTGCGCGCGATGCTGGCCCGCGAACTCGCGGCCCGCGACCTCACCCAGCAGGAGATTGCGGCCCACCTGGGGGTGACACAGGCCGCCGTCAGTTCGTATCTCGCCGACGAGCAGGGGCCGGAGGGCCCCATCGCCGGTGACCACCGGACGCAGGCGACGGTCGAGCGCATCGCGGAGGGCCTCGCCACCGGCGGGATGGACAGCTACGACGCGCTCGGGGAACTGCTCGCGCTCATCAGGGAGTTCGAAGACCGCGGGCCAATCTGCGACCTCCACGAGGAGGCGATGCCGGCCTTGCAGGGACTCGGCTGTGACCTCTGTGTCCGCGGGACCGACGACGACCTCTCCACCGAGCGGGAGACGCTCGCGACCGTCCGGCGGGCCGCCCGCACGCTCTCGACCGCGGAGGGGATGGCCGAGTTCATCCCGAAGGTGGGGACGAACGTCGGGATGGCCCTGCCCGACCCCGAGGGGACCCACGACGTCGCCGCGATTCCGGGTCGCATCTACGCGATGGGCGACCGCGTCCGCGTCCCGGCGAACCCCGAGTTCGGTGCCTCCGAGTACGTCGCCTCGCTCATCCTGGCGGCGATGACCGTCGACAGCAGTCTGCGCGGCGCGCTCAACCTCGTGACGGACGATGCGCTCCTCGATGCGGCCCGCGACCGCGGTATCGATCCCTTGGAAGTCGACGCCGGCTACGACGAGCGGGGCGCTCGCCTCCGGGGGCGCTTTCAGGAGCGCGGTGCCGTTCCACGCGTCGTCTACCACCGGGGTGCCTTCGGCATCGAACCCGTCCTGTACGTCCTCGGGACGTCCGCTGAGGAGGCGGCGTCGCTGGCCGTCTCGCTCGCCGAGGCTGCCGACCGGGAGTGA
- a CDS encoding tRNA pseudouridine(54/55) synthase Pus10 has product MTLLETARAALDSGPLCDPCLGRLVADRSFGLTNDERGHSLRVAVALDDDEPFEDEPDDCWVCEGECDRYDWWAENAAAAVQGYDFATYQIGTRVPPLLEENDLLLREEVGLDSEAGELMKSEFNREIGKRFGSLTDTEVDFQRPDVMILCDLSTDEVEVQVNSAFVYGRYRKLERDIPQTEWPCRDCNGTGRQRDEICDGCDGTGYRYDESVEQLTAPVVKEAMDGTSATFHGAGREDVDALMLGGGRPFVIEVDEPRRRNVDTDQLEADVNDFADGKVEVEGLRLATHDMVERVKEHDASKTYRMDVTFDGPVEQADFDAALAELDGATIHQDTPQRVSHRRAAKTRVREVYSIEGTLHDETTAELEVHGAGGLYVKELVSSDEGRTEPSLAGLLGVGAEVTALDVLDVEGEEEPFEDEAFFRSS; this is encoded by the coding sequence ATGACACTGCTGGAGACGGCCCGCGCCGCGCTGGATTCGGGCCCGCTCTGTGACCCCTGTCTCGGTCGCCTCGTCGCCGACCGGAGCTTCGGCCTGACCAACGACGAGCGGGGCCACAGCCTCCGCGTCGCCGTCGCGCTGGACGACGACGAGCCCTTCGAGGACGAACCCGACGACTGCTGGGTCTGTGAGGGCGAGTGCGACCGCTACGACTGGTGGGCCGAAAACGCCGCCGCGGCCGTACAGGGCTACGACTTTGCCACCTACCAGATCGGCACGCGCGTCCCGCCGCTGCTGGAGGAGAACGACCTGCTGCTTCGCGAGGAGGTCGGCCTCGACTCCGAGGCCGGCGAACTGATGAAATCCGAGTTCAACCGCGAGATTGGCAAGCGCTTCGGGTCGCTCACCGACACGGAGGTCGACTTCCAACGGCCCGACGTGATGATTCTCTGTGACCTCTCGACCGACGAGGTGGAGGTCCAGGTCAACTCCGCGTTCGTCTACGGCCGCTACCGCAAACTCGAACGCGACATCCCCCAGACGGAGTGGCCCTGCCGCGACTGCAACGGCACCGGCCGACAGCGCGACGAGATTTGCGACGGCTGCGACGGCACGGGCTATCGCTACGACGAGAGCGTCGAGCAACTGACCGCGCCGGTGGTGAAGGAGGCGATGGACGGCACCAGCGCCACCTTCCACGGGGCCGGCCGCGAGGACGTCGACGCGCTGATGCTCGGCGGCGGCCGGCCGTTCGTCATCGAGGTGGACGAACCCCGGCGGCGCAACGTCGACACCGACCAGCTGGAGGCCGACGTCAACGACTTCGCCGACGGCAAGGTCGAGGTGGAGGGACTGCGTCTCGCCACCCACGACATGGTCGAGCGCGTCAAGGAACACGACGCGAGCAAGACCTACCGGATGGACGTGACCTTCGACGGCCCGGTCGAGCAGGCCGATTTCGACGCCGCCCTCGCCGAACTCGACGGCGCGACCATCCACCAGGACACCCCCCAGCGCGTCTCACATCGGCGAGCCGCCAAGACCCGCGTCCGCGAGGTCTACAGCATCGAGGGCACGCTCCACGACGAGACCACCGCAGAACTCGAAGTCCACGGCGCGGGCGGGCTCTACGTGAAGGAACTGGTCAGCAGCGACGAGGGCCGCACGGAGCCGAGCCTCGCCGGTCTGCTCGGCGTCGGCGCAGAAGTGACCGCGCTGGACGTTCTCGACGTCGAGGGCGAGGAGGAACCGTTCGAGGACGAGGCGTTCTTTCGTTCGTCCTGA
- a CDS encoding type II toxin-antitoxin system PemK/MazF family toxin — protein sequence MSYARGEVWWGPAPHKSGPAYRPWVVVTGSSHPFAETECIALAMTTQRHNAGITVRDGDWLEGGANKQSYISPWYVTTIKHRDFDRHQGTLAESVVTEAVNQLHQHTTLSES from the coding sequence ATGAGCTACGCCCGCGGCGAAGTCTGGTGGGGTCCGGCACCTCACAAGTCCGGTCCGGCGTATCGACCGTGGGTCGTCGTTACCGGGTCGTCACACCCGTTCGCCGAAACCGAGTGCATTGCGCTGGCGATGACGACACAGCGACACAACGCTGGCATCACAGTCAGAGACGGGGACTGGCTAGAGGGAGGAGCAAACAAACAGTCCTACATCTCACCCTGGTACGTCACCACCATCAAGCACAGAGACTTCGACCGACATCAGGGGACCTTGGCCGAATCAGTAGTCACAGAGGCAGTCAACCAACTTCACCAGCACACGACGCTTTCTGAGTCCTGA